From Hartmannibacter diazotrophicus, a single genomic window includes:
- a CDS encoding bifunctional metallophosphatase/5'-nucleotidase: MKRLLLGAAAIALLAGMSAPAFADYTLTILHTNDFHSRIEPINKYDSTCGEKDTAEGKCFGGSARLDTAIKERRAADPNSLLVDGGDQFQGSLFYTYYKGKAAAELMNTLGYDAMTVGNHEFDDGPEVLRGFMDAIKFPILLSNADVSKEPTLADVLKPSTIIEKDGQKIGLIGLTPRDAVELSSPGKNITFTDPEPALKREIAKLQAEGVNKIIVLSHSGYKVDQRIAASVDGIDVIVGGHSHTYLSSTDDKAEGPYPTWVDAPDGTRVPIVQAASYGKFLGELKVTFDDDGKVIDAVGAPIIMDNAVAEDATIKARVHELAGPLEEIRAEVVADTAAPIDGNRDTCRAKECEMGNLVADAMLAHTASQGVTIAIQNGGGLRASIDEGPVTMGEILTVLPFQNTVATFQLTGKGIVAALENGVSQVEEGAGRFPQVAGLKYTWTKAAKPNEGRIKSVEVKDGDGWAPIDPDKTYLVVTNDYMRRGGDGYSVFATDAQNAYDFGPNLENVVIEYMTGANAPYQPYVDGRVTEAE; this comes from the coding sequence ATGAAAAGGCTTCTTCTCGGCGCTGCCGCCATCGCCCTTCTTGCCGGCATGAGTGCTCCGGCGTTCGCCGACTACACGCTGACCATCCTGCATACGAACGACTTCCACAGCCGCATCGAGCCGATCAACAAATACGACTCGACCTGCGGCGAGAAGGACACCGCCGAGGGCAAGTGCTTCGGCGGCTCGGCCCGCCTCGACACGGCGATCAAGGAGCGCCGGGCGGCCGACCCCAATTCCCTTCTCGTCGATGGCGGCGACCAGTTCCAAGGCTCGCTCTTCTATACCTACTACAAGGGCAAGGCCGCGGCCGAGCTGATGAACACGCTCGGCTATGACGCCATGACCGTCGGCAACCACGAATTCGACGACGGCCCCGAAGTGCTGCGCGGCTTCATGGACGCGATCAAGTTCCCGATCCTTTTGTCCAATGCCGACGTCTCGAAGGAGCCGACACTCGCCGACGTCCTGAAGCCCTCGACGATCATCGAGAAGGACGGCCAGAAGATCGGCCTCATCGGGCTTACCCCGCGCGATGCGGTCGAGCTTTCAAGCCCCGGCAAGAACATCACCTTCACCGACCCGGAGCCGGCGCTGAAGCGCGAGATCGCCAAGCTGCAGGCCGAGGGCGTCAACAAGATCATCGTCCTCAGCCACTCGGGCTACAAGGTCGACCAGCGCATCGCCGCCAGCGTCGACGGCATCGACGTGATCGTCGGCGGCCACAGCCACACCTATCTTTCCAGCACGGACGACAAGGCCGAAGGCCCCTACCCGACCTGGGTCGATGCGCCGGACGGAACGCGGGTGCCGATCGTGCAGGCCGCCTCCTACGGCAAGTTCCTCGGCGAACTGAAGGTCACCTTCGACGACGACGGCAAGGTCATCGACGCTGTCGGCGCACCGATCATCATGGACAACGCCGTCGCCGAGGATGCGACGATCAAGGCGCGCGTCCATGAACTCGCCGGACCGCTGGAGGAAATCCGCGCCGAGGTCGTAGCCGACACGGCCGCGCCCATCGACGGCAATCGCGACACCTGCCGCGCCAAGGAATGCGAGATGGGCAATCTCGTCGCCGACGCGATGCTCGCCCATACGGCGAGCCAGGGCGTGACGATCGCGATCCAGAACGGCGGCGGCCTCAGGGCCTCCATCGATGAAGGCCCCGTCACGATGGGCGAGATCCTCACCGTCCTGCCGTTCCAGAACACGGTGGCGACCTTCCAGCTCACCGGCAAGGGCATCGTCGCGGCGCTGGAGAATGGCGTCTCACAGGTCGAGGAGGGCGCCGGCCGCTTCCCGCAGGTCGCCGGCCTCAAATACACCTGGACCAAGGCGGCCAAGCCCAATGAGGGCCGCATCAAGAGCGTCGAGGTGAAGGATGGCGACGGCTGGGCGCCGATCGATCCGGACAAGACCTATCTCGTCGTCACCAACGACTACATGCGCCGGGGCGGCGACGGCTATTCGGTGTTCGCGACCGACGCCCAGAATGCCTATGACTTCGGACCGAACCTCGAAAATGTCGTGATTGAGTACATGACCGGCGCGAACGCGCCTTACCAGCCCTATGTGGACGGCCGCGTGACTGAGGCGGAGTGA
- a CDS encoding SRPBCC family protein, with translation MARPIDVAPNSPRELVMARIIEAPRTVVYRCWTDPELLMQWFAPKPWQVTDAKLDVRPGGLNSFMMVGPDGQAFPNAGVYLDVVPNERVVITDAFSSAWVPSDKPFMVAEMTFEDHSGGTLYVARARHWSDEDLKAHEEMGFHTGWGQCADQLEALARTIGA, from the coding sequence ATGGCCAGGCCGATCGATGTCGCTCCCAATTCGCCGCGCGAACTTGTCATGGCGCGCATCATAGAGGCGCCCCGAACCGTTGTTTACCGCTGCTGGACCGATCCGGAGCTCCTCATGCAGTGGTTCGCGCCGAAGCCGTGGCAGGTGACGGACGCGAAACTCGACGTTCGTCCCGGCGGGCTGAATTCCTTCATGATGGTTGGTCCCGACGGCCAGGCGTTTCCGAACGCTGGCGTCTACCTCGACGTGGTGCCGAACGAGCGCGTCGTGATCACGGATGCCTTTTCGTCGGCCTGGGTCCCGTCCGACAAGCCCTTCATGGTCGCGGAAATGACCTTCGAGGATCATTCGGGCGGCACGCTCTACGTCGCCCGCGCCCGTCACTGGAGCGACGAGGATCTGAAGGCCCATGAGGAGATGGGCTTCCATACGGGATGGGGCCAGTGCGCCGACCAGCTCGAGGCTCTCGCAAGAACGATCGGCGCATGA
- a CDS encoding DUF1428 domain-containing protein: MSYVDGFLLAVPAGRKDDYRKLAEDAAVIFKEHGALKVVECWGDDVPDGEVTSFPMAVKRTDDEVVVFSWIVWPSREARDEGNRKVMEDPRMQMDMTQMPFDGKRMIFGGFNVLVDA, translated from the coding sequence ATGAGTTACGTTGATGGATTTTTGCTGGCGGTGCCGGCAGGCAGGAAGGACGACTACAGGAAGCTCGCCGAAGATGCCGCCGTGATCTTCAAGGAGCACGGCGCCCTCAAGGTCGTGGAGTGCTGGGGCGACGACGTTCCCGATGGCGAAGTCACGTCATTTCCGATGGCGGTGAAGCGTACCGACGACGAAGTGGTCGTCTTCTCGTGGATCGTCTGGCCATCGCGCGAAGCGCGCGACGAGGGCAACAGGAAGGTCATGGAGGACCCGCGCATGCAGATGGACATGACCCAGATGCCGTTCGACGGCAAGCGCATGATCTTTGGCGGGTTCAACGTTCTCGTCGACGCCTGA